The Nocardia arthritidis genome has a window encoding:
- a CDS encoding dihydrofolate reductase: MSTRTVALIWAQTGNGVIGSGNTIPWRIPEDMAGFKETTMGHPVVMGRRTWDSLPPRFRPLAGRRNIVVTRQPDWSAEGAERAGSITEALELAGDDTVWIAGGGEIYRAAMPFATKLRVTEVDAEIAGDAYAPVIGPEWVADAPEPWRESTGGLRFRVRNYTRA; encoded by the coding sequence GTGAGTACGCGAACCGTCGCGCTGATCTGGGCACAGACCGGGAATGGCGTCATCGGCTCCGGCAATACCATTCCGTGGCGAATTCCGGAGGATATGGCCGGATTCAAGGAGACCACCATGGGCCATCCGGTGGTGATGGGCCGTCGGACCTGGGATTCACTGCCGCCGCGGTTCCGCCCGCTGGCCGGGCGCCGCAATATCGTGGTCACCAGGCAGCCCGATTGGTCGGCCGAGGGTGCGGAGCGGGCCGGATCGATCACCGAGGCACTCGAGCTGGCGGGCGACGATACCGTCTGGATCGCCGGTGGCGGTGAAATCTACCGCGCGGCAATGCCTTTCGCCACCAAGCTGCGGGTTACCGAGGTGGACGCGGAAATCGCGGGCGATGCGTACGCGCCGGTCATCGGGCCGGAGTGGGTCGCCGATGCCCCGGAGCCGTGGCGCGAATCCACGGGCGGCCTGCGCTTCCGGGTACGCAACTACACGCGAGCCTGA
- a CDS encoding Fpg/Nei family DNA glycosylase — MPELPEVEALAQFLREHAVGAVVGRVDVAALSAVKTFEPPVTALSGRDVTGAGRWGKFLGMDCGGLWLITHLSRGGWLRWIDEPSATPPKPGKGPLALRVHFFTPEGATPAFDLTEAGTKKRLAVYIVEDPKTVPGIAKLGPDALAVSEDEFAAILRGAAQRLKTAIVDQSLIAGIGNAYSDEILHTAKLSPFANTKTLSAEKVSELYAAMRAVLTDAVTRSVGQDAARLKGEKRSGMRVHARTGEACPVCGDTVREVSYAERSFQYCPTCQTGGKILADRRMSRLLK; from the coding sequence GTGCCTGAACTGCCGGAAGTGGAGGCGTTGGCGCAGTTCCTGCGGGAGCATGCGGTCGGCGCGGTGGTGGGGCGCGTCGATGTGGCCGCGTTGAGTGCGGTGAAGACGTTCGAGCCGCCGGTGACGGCGTTGTCCGGGCGGGATGTCACCGGGGCGGGGCGGTGGGGGAAGTTTCTCGGAATGGATTGCGGTGGGCTGTGGTTGATCACCCATCTGTCGCGGGGTGGCTGGTTGCGGTGGATCGATGAGCCGAGTGCGACACCGCCGAAGCCGGGTAAGGGTCCGCTCGCGCTGCGGGTGCACTTCTTCACGCCGGAGGGCGCGACGCCCGCATTCGATTTGACCGAGGCGGGCACCAAGAAGCGGCTGGCCGTCTATATCGTCGAGGACCCGAAGACGGTGCCCGGCATCGCCAAACTCGGCCCGGACGCGCTCGCGGTGAGCGAGGACGAATTCGCCGCGATCCTGCGCGGCGCCGCGCAGCGACTCAAGACCGCCATCGTGGATCAGTCGCTGATCGCCGGTATCGGCAACGCGTATTCCGACGAAATACTGCACACCGCAAAGCTTTCACCCTTCGCTAATACCAAAACCCTTTCCGCGGAGAAGGTTTCGGAACTCTACGCGGCCATGCGCGCGGTGCTGACCGACGCGGTCACCCGATCGGTCGGCCAGGACGCGGCCCGGCTGAAGGGCGAAAAGCGTTCCGGCATGCGGGTACACGCGCGCACCGGCGAGGCGTGCCCGGTATGCGGCGACACCGTTCGCGAGGTCTCCTACGCCGAACGCTCGTTCCAGTACTGTCCGACCTGCCAGACCGGCGGCAAGATCCTCGCCGACCGCAGGATGTCGCGGCTGCTGAAGTAG
- a CDS encoding Uma2 family endonuclease — protein sequence MMIGMAPISHGQPISVEEFDALPVDNSHRYEIENGLLLVNARPAPPHSRAIKRLAAQLDNQLPPGLESFPELEAELPIGGSPRRAPDLVVAPIEVDEQVRVLSEQIALIVEVASSGDSAVRDCTTKASEYAANGIAHYWVIDILDTEAPGLTVYTLDGAGGYRITPRATGIVKVEQPFPLTIDLDDLTARRTVE from the coding sequence ATGATGATCGGGATGGCGCCGATTTCGCACGGGCAACCGATCAGCGTGGAAGAATTCGACGCTCTGCCTGTCGACAACAGCCATCGTTACGAGATCGAGAACGGACTCTTGCTCGTGAACGCCCGCCCAGCTCCGCCGCACAGCCGCGCCATCAAACGCCTGGCCGCCCAGCTCGACAATCAGCTGCCGCCCGGGCTGGAATCGTTTCCCGAACTCGAAGCCGAGTTGCCGATAGGCGGGTCACCGCGGCGAGCGCCCGACCTCGTCGTCGCCCCCATCGAAGTCGACGAGCAGGTCCGCGTGCTCAGTGAGCAGATCGCGTTGATAGTCGAGGTCGCATCGTCCGGCGATTCCGCTGTGCGCGACTGCACTACGAAAGCGAGTGAGTATGCGGCCAATGGAATCGCCCACTACTGGGTGATCGATATTTTGGATACCGAAGCGCCGGGGTTGACCGTCTACACATTGGATGGTGCGGGCGGGTACCGAATAACGCCGCGCGCCACCGGCATAGTCAAGGTGGAGCAGCCCTTTCCTTTGACCATCGATCTCGACGATCTCACCGCGCGGCGCACTGTCGAATAG
- a CDS encoding dihydrolipoyl dehydrogenase family protein, with the protein MTTEYDVIVLGGGPAGENAAAYAIAGSTRTAAIVERELVGGECSYWACIPSKALLRPGHVLAEARAMDGLDATGLDIAAVLRRRDEFVHNHDDASQVEWATGNRIDIVRGSGRLAGPRLVEVGGRTLRARHAVLLATGTTANVPDIPGLRAALPWISRDATNLHEVPGRIVIVGGGVVACEAATWLAALGAEVTLLVRGKSLLGAVEPFAGERVAAGLAEAGVRVRFGAAPVSVDRPAAKDTGEGWIHGGPVSVRVRDAQGEAELIADEILVAAGRTPATAGLGLETVGLPEGYVSVDDHLTVTGVDGEWLYAVGDLNHRALLTHMGKYQARVCGDVIGARAEGRPLNGPRYSASADNGQVPQVVFTEPEVAAVGLTEAAARDAGHAVEVVDLDIAVAGTALARNDFAGHAKLVIDAATDTLLGATFVGPDMGEQLHAATVAVVGRVPLETLWHAVPAFPAASEFWLRLLEARRAGYHR; encoded by the coding sequence ATGACCACCGAATATGACGTCATCGTGCTCGGTGGCGGACCGGCCGGGGAGAATGCCGCGGCCTATGCCATCGCGGGCAGCACGCGCACCGCGGCCATCGTGGAGCGCGAGCTCGTCGGCGGGGAATGTTCGTACTGGGCCTGCATTCCGAGCAAGGCGCTGTTGCGGCCCGGCCATGTGCTGGCGGAAGCGCGTGCGATGGACGGGTTGGACGCGACCGGACTCGATATCGCCGCCGTGCTGCGGCGGCGCGACGAGTTCGTGCACAACCACGACGACGCCTCGCAGGTCGAGTGGGCCACCGGCAACCGGATCGATATCGTGCGCGGCAGCGGACGGCTGGCCGGTCCGCGGCTGGTCGAGGTCGGCGGCCGGACGCTGCGGGCCAGGCATGCGGTGTTACTGGCCACCGGCACCACCGCCAACGTTCCCGATATTCCGGGGCTGCGCGCCGCACTACCGTGGATCTCCCGGGACGCGACCAATCTGCACGAGGTTCCCGGCCGGATCGTCATCGTCGGCGGCGGTGTCGTCGCCTGCGAAGCCGCGACCTGGCTGGCCGCGCTCGGGGCGGAGGTCACCCTGCTGGTGCGTGGAAAGTCGCTGCTCGGCGCGGTGGAACCGTTCGCGGGCGAGCGGGTCGCCGCCGGATTGGCCGAGGCCGGTGTGCGGGTGCGGTTCGGCGCGGCGCCCGTCTCGGTGGACCGGCCCGCCGCGAAGGACACCGGCGAGGGCTGGATACATGGCGGCCCGGTGAGCGTCCGCGTGCGCGACGCGCAGGGCGAGGCCGAGCTGATCGCCGACGAGATCCTGGTGGCCGCCGGGCGGACCCCGGCCACCGCGGGTCTCGGGCTGGAGACCGTCGGACTGCCGGAAGGGTATGTATCCGTTGACGATCACCTCACCGTCACCGGCGTTGACGGCGAATGGCTTTATGCCGTAGGCGATTTGAATCACCGCGCGCTGCTCACGCATATGGGCAAGTACCAGGCGCGGGTGTGCGGTGACGTCATCGGCGCGCGGGCCGAGGGAAGGCCGCTGAACGGTCCGCGGTATTCCGCGAGCGCGGACAACGGGCAGGTACCGCAGGTGGTATTCACCGAGCCGGAGGTCGCCGCGGTCGGGTTGACCGAGGCGGCGGCCCGGGACGCCGGACATGCGGTTGAGGTGGTCGATCTCGATATCGCGGTGGCCGGAACCGCGTTGGCGCGCAACGACTTCGCCGGACATGCCAAACTCGTCATCGATGCGGCGACCGATACGCTGCTCGGCGCGACCTTCGTCGGACCCGATATGGGTGAGCAGCTGCATGCGGCGACCGTCGCGGTGGTCGGCCGGGTGCCGCTGGAGACGCTTTGGCACGCAGTGCCCGCCTTCCCGGCGGCGAGCGAATTCTGGTTACGTCTGTTGGAGGCGCGGCGGGCTGGTTACCATCGGTGA
- a CDS encoding thymidylate synthase, whose protein sequence is MATTDTQYEDLLRLVLESGTPKADRTGTGTRSIFGHQLRYDLSKGFPLITTKRVHLKSIVYELLWFLRGDSNVAWLQEHGVSIWDEWADANGELGPVYGVQWRSWPTPDGTHIDQIAQVLQTLRTNPDSRRIIVSAWNVAELDRMALAPCHAFFQFYVADGRLSCQLYQRSADLFLGVPFNIASYALLTHMVAQQTELLPGDFIWTGGDVHIYDNHVEQVTEQLTREPYPFPTLRLHPAPTLFDYRYEDVEVVGYQHHPAIKAPVAV, encoded by the coding sequence GTGGCGACCACCGATACTCAGTACGAAGATCTGCTCCGACTGGTGCTGGAGTCCGGAACGCCCAAGGCGGACCGCACCGGTACCGGCACCCGCAGCATCTTCGGGCACCAGCTGCGCTACGACCTGTCGAAGGGCTTCCCGCTGATCACCACCAAGCGGGTGCACCTGAAGTCGATCGTGTACGAGTTGCTGTGGTTCCTGCGCGGCGATTCGAATGTGGCGTGGCTGCAGGAGCACGGGGTCTCCATCTGGGATGAATGGGCCGACGCGAACGGCGAACTCGGACCGGTGTACGGCGTGCAGTGGCGGTCCTGGCCGACGCCCGACGGCACCCATATCGATCAGATCGCGCAGGTGTTGCAGACGCTGCGAACCAATCCGGATTCCCGGCGGATCATCGTGTCGGCCTGGAATGTCGCCGAGCTGGACCGGATGGCGCTGGCGCCGTGCCACGCCTTCTTCCAGTTCTATGTCGCCGACGGCAGGCTGTCCTGCCAGCTGTATCAGCGCAGCGCCGACCTGTTTCTCGGGGTGCCGTTCAATATCGCCAGTTACGCGCTGCTCACCCACATGGTCGCGCAGCAGACCGAGCTGCTGCCCGGTGATTTCATCTGGACCGGCGGCGATGTGCACATCTACGACAATCATGTCGAGCAGGTCACCGAACAGTTGACCCGCGAGCCGTACCCCTTCCCGACGCTGCGCCTGCATCCCGCGCCGACGCTGTTCGACTACCGCTACGAGGATGTGGAAGTCGTTGGCTACCAGCATCATCCGGCTATCAAGGCGCCGGTGGCGGTGTGA
- a CDS encoding Dyp-type peroxidase, which produces MGEPQPILEPLSPAALFLVATIDADGVDTVRDLLAELPGLRRSVGFRVPGSGLACITSIGSAAWDRLFAGPKPAELHEFPGFAGARHRAPATPGDLLFHIKAETPDACFELAMAIGERLDGAVTFVDETTGFRYFEQRDLLGFVDGTENPEGSGAVAAALIGDEDPEFAGGSYVIVQKYLHAMPDWRALPVSEQERVIGRTKLEDFELDDETKPANSHVAVNTVYDADGDQLQILRANMPFGSVADGEFGTYFIGYASTPSKLETMIQRMFEGTEDAAYDRILDFSTAITGTLFFTPPAAFFDDLPEAAVADVRESLPANGVDPGGDGSLGIGTLKRSTQS; this is translated from the coding sequence ATGGGTGAGCCGCAGCCGATTCTGGAACCGCTGTCCCCGGCCGCGCTGTTCCTCGTCGCGACCATCGACGCGGACGGCGTTGATACGGTCCGCGATCTGCTCGCCGAGCTGCCCGGTTTGCGCCGTTCCGTCGGCTTCCGGGTGCCGGGGTCCGGGTTGGCGTGCATCACCTCGATCGGGTCCGCCGCATGGGATCGGCTCTTCGCCGGGCCGAAACCGGCCGAACTGCACGAATTTCCGGGATTCGCCGGCGCCCGGCATCGAGCGCCCGCGACGCCGGGCGATCTGCTGTTCCACATCAAGGCCGAAACCCCGGATGCCTGTTTCGAATTGGCCATGGCGATCGGCGAGCGGCTGGACGGCGCGGTGACCTTCGTCGACGAGACAACGGGCTTCCGCTATTTCGAACAGCGCGATCTGCTCGGCTTCGTCGACGGCACCGAGAATCCGGAGGGTTCCGGGGCGGTCGCGGCCGCGTTGATCGGCGACGAGGATCCCGAATTCGCCGGTGGCAGTTACGTTATCGTGCAGAAATATCTGCACGCCATGCCGGACTGGCGCGCGCTGCCGGTATCGGAGCAGGAGCGGGTGATCGGGCGGACCAAGCTGGAGGATTTCGAGCTCGACGACGAAACCAAACCGGCGAATTCGCATGTCGCGGTGAACACCGTGTACGACGCGGACGGCGATCAGCTGCAGATCCTGCGCGCCAATATGCCGTTCGGCAGCGTGGCCGACGGCGAATTCGGCACGTACTTCATCGGTTACGCATCGACGCCGAGCAAGCTGGAGACGATGATCCAGCGGATGTTCGAGGGCACCGAGGACGCCGCATACGACCGGATACTCGACTTCTCCACCGCGATCACCGGCACCCTGTTCTTCACCCCGCCCGCCGCGTTCTTCGACGACCTGCCCGAAGCCGCGGTCGCGGATGTCCGGGAATCCCTGCCCGCCAACGGCGTTGACCCCGGTGGGGACGGTTCCCTCGGTATCGGCACGTTGAAAAGGAGTACGCAGTCATGA
- the cobF gene encoding precorrin-6A synthase (deacetylating): MRKLYVIGIGAGDPDQVTVQAIKAMREVDVFFVIGKGADKRELVDVRTAILAEHLDSPYRIVEIQDPPRDRTPNDYRAVVDEWHERRSELLEEAFAAVDGVGGILVWGDPSLYDSTLRMLDRVIARGNQTFDYAVIPGITSAQALAARHRIVLHRVGEPLHITTGRKLREDGLGPGSTLVMLDGDCAFTDICGDDIHIWWAAYLGLPDETLIEGPLRKVEDEIVDLRTQLRAEKGWIMDIYLLRRG; the protein is encoded by the coding sequence ATGCGCAAGCTCTACGTGATCGGCATCGGCGCCGGCGATCCCGACCAGGTGACCGTGCAGGCCATCAAGGCCATGCGCGAGGTGGACGTGTTCTTCGTCATCGGCAAGGGGGCCGATAAACGCGAACTCGTCGATGTGCGCACCGCGATCCTCGCCGAACACCTCGATTCGCCGTACCGGATCGTCGAAATCCAGGACCCGCCCCGCGACCGGACCCCCAACGACTACCGCGCCGTCGTCGACGAGTGGCACGAGCGCCGCTCCGAACTGTTGGAGGAGGCGTTCGCCGCGGTCGACGGGGTCGGCGGCATCCTGGTCTGGGGCGATCCGTCGCTGTACGACAGCACCCTGCGCATGCTCGACCGCGTCATCGCCCGCGGCAACCAGACCTTCGACTACGCGGTGATACCCGGTATCACCAGCGCGCAGGCCCTCGCCGCCCGGCACCGCATCGTGCTGCACCGCGTCGGCGAACCCCTCCACATCACCACCGGCCGCAAACTCCGCGAAGACGGTCTCGGCCCCGGCTCCACCCTCGTCATGCTCGACGGCGACTGCGCCTTCACCGACATCTGCGGCGACGACATCCACATCTGGTGGGCCGCCTACCTCGGCCTCCCCGACGAAACCCTGATCGAGGGCCCACTGCGCAAGGTGGAGGACGAAATAGTCGACCTGCGCACCCAATTGCGCGCCGAAAAGGGCTGGATCATGGACATCTACCTGCTCCGGCGGGGGTGA
- a CDS encoding NAD-dependent epimerase/dehydratase family protein: MRNPRVLVTGANGYLGSAVVEALLTAGHQVVALVRGDRSRVPDGAVVRSADLLDPQALSAAVRDVDAVCHLAALTRVRESAAARAQYVVINVDGTGNLLDAMRAAGIRGLVFASTVAVYGTPDRQPMPEELPEDPRHPYAETKLAAERLIESRTATGDLAASVLRLCNVAGGPDPDPTRILPRILAATPEQPLRVNGDGSVIRDYLHIADAASAFAAAVVRLPDPGGFRRYNIGSGVGTTLNGLIAAIARITGRAIPVEYGPPVAEPPCLISDSTRANYELAWRPTYSTIDAIIRGA; this comes from the coding sequence ATGCGAAACCCGCGGGTACTGGTCACGGGGGCCAACGGCTACCTGGGTAGCGCGGTGGTCGAAGCGCTGCTGACCGCCGGGCACCAGGTGGTCGCGCTGGTGCGCGGTGACCGGTCGCGGGTGCCGGACGGGGCCGTCGTGCGGTCCGCGGATCTGCTTGATCCCCAGGCGCTCTCGGCGGCGGTCCGGGATGTCGACGCGGTCTGCCACCTCGCGGCGCTCACCCGCGTCCGCGAATCCGCCGCGGCGCGGGCGCAATACGTCGTCATCAATGTGGACGGCACCGGGAATCTGCTGGATGCCATGCGCGCGGCCGGAATTCGCGGTCTGGTCTTCGCGTCCACCGTCGCCGTATACGGCACGCCCGACCGGCAACCGATGCCGGAGGAGCTGCCCGAAGACCCGAGACACCCGTACGCCGAAACCAAGCTCGCCGCCGAACGCCTCATCGAATCCCGGACCGCCACAGGCGATTTAGCGGCGAGCGTGCTGCGGCTGTGCAATGTCGCCGGTGGTCCGGATCCGGATCCGACCCGGATCCTGCCGCGCATTCTCGCCGCGACCCCCGAGCAGCCGCTGCGCGTCAACGGCGACGGTTCGGTGATCCGCGACTACCTGCACATCGCCGATGCCGCATCGGCTTTCGCGGCCGCCGTGGTCCGGCTGCCGGATCCGGGCGGGTTCCGGCGCTACAACATCGGCAGCGGCGTCGGCACCACATTGAACGGCTTGATAGCCGCCATCGCCCGGATAACCGGCCGCGCCATCCCGGTGGAATACGGGCCGCCGGTCGCCGAACCGCCGTGCCTGATCAGCGACAGCACCCGGGCGAATTATGAATTGGCCTGGCGGCCAACGTATTCCACCATCGATGCGATTATCCGCGGCGCCTGA
- a CDS encoding family 1 encapsulin nanocompartment shell protein: MNNLHRELAPITAEAWSAIEEEASRTFKRHIAGRRVVDLSGPHGTAYSAVGLGYTTPIAAPDEGVQARQRAVAPLVELRVPFRLSRDELDNVERGAKDTDLDAVKDAAKKIAFAEDRAIFEGYEAANITGIRAASSNQSIKVPTDPRLVPEAVTQAVSALRLAGVDGPYSVALSADLYTAVSETSDHGHPIRTHIERLLPDGEIIWAPAIDGAFVLTTRGGDFDLQLGQDLSIGYLSHDAEFVHLYFQESLTFLIYTAEAAVALEA, encoded by the coding sequence ATGAACAACCTCCACCGTGAGCTCGCGCCGATCACCGCCGAGGCCTGGTCGGCGATCGAGGAAGAGGCGAGCCGAACCTTCAAGCGGCACATCGCCGGTCGCCGCGTGGTCGATCTGTCCGGGCCGCACGGCACCGCGTATTCGGCCGTCGGCCTCGGTTACACGACGCCGATCGCGGCGCCCGACGAGGGGGTGCAGGCTCGCCAGCGCGCGGTGGCGCCGCTGGTCGAGCTGCGGGTGCCGTTCCGGCTGTCCCGCGACGAACTCGACAATGTGGAGCGCGGGGCCAAGGACACCGACCTGGACGCGGTCAAGGACGCGGCGAAGAAGATCGCCTTCGCCGAGGACCGCGCCATCTTCGAGGGTTACGAGGCCGCCAACATCACCGGTATCCGCGCCGCCTCCTCCAATCAGTCGATCAAGGTGCCGACCGATCCGAGGCTGGTGCCCGAGGCGGTGACGCAGGCGGTTTCGGCGCTGCGCCTGGCCGGTGTCGACGGGCCGTATTCGGTGGCGCTCAGCGCCGACCTCTACACGGCGGTCAGTGAGACCTCCGACCACGGTCATCCCATCCGCACCCATATCGAACGCCTGCTCCCCGACGGCGAGATCATCTGGGCCCCGGCCATCGATGGCGCCTTCGTGCTCACCACCCGCGGCGGCGATTTCGATCTGCAACTGGGGCAGGACCTTTCGATCGGCTACCTGTCCCATGACGCCGAGTTCGTGCACCTGTACTTCCAGGAGAGCCTGACCTTTCTCATCTACACCGCCGAGGCGGCTGTCGCGTTGGAGGCGTAG
- a CDS encoding carboxylesterase/lipase family protein: MVAQTEIPTAAGVVRGSRGARVLRWRAIPYAAPPVGELRFRAPQPVEPWSGVRAATEFGFAAMQHRTGARTGLRTFQPTGEDALTLNVTVPVAASETPRPVLVFIHGGGYLFGTSATYPSGRLATRGDVVVVTLNYRLGAFGYADFSEYSTGTRIFDTNLGLRDQVAALAWVRDNIAAFGGDPDNVTVFGESAGAHAVLSLFATPAASGLFRRGIAQSPPADWAVSTTDARAFARCCLDELGIRPDEAAEALLAAVPNDIRRAADRLAARVRRERPGVYLIAPEVDGDFLPKAPIDALVDGTAHRLPLIIGTNRDEGTLFARNPGELPTRPAELRAAIGAESESRVAAAYSGYPGRRAAVRAGGDFTFWRPSVTIMAGHSRFAPTYAYRYDFAPRALRLTGFGATHASELIPVFGLTDTAIGRAVTAAGGGRGLREVTRQIQDNWLEFARTGTPLPAWPGYTEDRRTTLIIDAPTRLVDDPDRAKRLAWEGVCAPTLAATRS, translated from the coding sequence ATGGTGGCTCAGACAGAAATCCCGACCGCGGCCGGAGTAGTGCGTGGCAGTCGCGGCGCCAGGGTGCTGCGCTGGCGCGCCATCCCCTATGCCGCGCCGCCGGTGGGAGAGCTGCGTTTTCGCGCACCGCAGCCGGTCGAGCCGTGGTCCGGGGTGCGTGCGGCGACCGAATTCGGCTTCGCCGCGATGCAGCACCGGACCGGGGCGCGCACCGGGCTGCGCACCTTCCAGCCGACGGGCGAGGATGCCCTGACACTCAATGTCACGGTGCCGGTGGCCGCGTCCGAGACACCGCGCCCCGTCCTGGTCTTCATCCACGGCGGCGGCTATCTGTTCGGCACCTCGGCAACCTATCCCAGCGGGCGGCTGGCCACCCGCGGCGATGTCGTCGTGGTGACGCTGAACTATCGGCTCGGCGCGTTCGGATATGCCGACTTCAGCGAGTACTCCACGGGCACAAGGATTTTCGACACCAATCTCGGGTTGCGCGATCAGGTAGCCGCGCTGGCGTGGGTGCGCGACAATATCGCGGCCTTCGGCGGGGACCCCGATAACGTAACCGTCTTCGGCGAATCGGCGGGCGCGCACGCGGTGCTCAGCCTGTTCGCGACGCCAGCGGCCAGCGGACTGTTCCGGCGCGGCATCGCACAGAGCCCTCCCGCCGACTGGGCGGTAAGCACAACGGACGCAAGGGCTTTCGCGCGCTGCTGCCTCGACGAACTCGGCATCCGCCCCGACGAGGCGGCCGAAGCGCTGCTCGCGGCGGTCCCGAACGATATCCGCCGCGCGGCCGACAGGCTCGCCGCCCGGGTGCGCCGGGAACGGCCGGGCGTCTACCTCATCGCGCCGGAGGTCGACGGCGATTTCCTGCCGAAGGCGCCGATCGACGCGCTGGTCGACGGAACGGCGCATCGGCTGCCGCTGATCATCGGCACCAATCGGGACGAGGGCACGCTGTTCGCCCGCAATCCCGGCGAACTGCCGACCCGGCCGGCAGAGCTGCGCGCCGCCATCGGCGCCGAAAGCGAATCCCGGGTCGCCGCAGCATATTCCGGCTATCCCGGGCGACGGGCCGCGGTACGGGCCGGCGGCGATTTCACCTTCTGGCGGCCCTCGGTGACGATCATGGCAGGCCACAGCCGCTTCGCGCCCACCTACGCGTACCGGTACGACTTCGCACCGCGCGCGCTGCGGCTCACCGGATTCGGCGCCACCCACGCGAGCGAGCTCATACCCGTATTCGGGCTCACCGATACCGCCATCGGCCGCGCGGTCACCGCGGCGGGCGGCGGGCGCGGCCTGCGCGAGGTGACCCGTCAGATCCAGGACAACTGGCTGGAATTCGCGCGCACCGGGACGCCGCTGCCCGCTTGGCCCGGCTACACCGAGGACCGGCGGACCACGCTGATCATCGACGCGCCGACCCGGCTGGTCGACGATCCGGATCGCGCCAAACGCCTTGCCTGGGAAGGGGTTTGCGCGCCGACGCTGGCCGCGACACGGTCGTGA
- a CDS encoding cupin domain-containing protein produces the protein MDKKSLTAVARQQLKLAATATSGRSSQTIYGGHAHALRQTVVGLTAGQSLAEHDNAGDATLLVLSGTLTLISGSNEWKGSAGDLLVVPKARHSVKAVDDVAFLLTVAKQ, from the coding sequence ATGGACAAGAAATCGCTGACCGCGGTAGCGCGCCAACAGCTGAAGCTGGCCGCCACCGCCACGAGCGGACGCAGTTCGCAAACGATATACGGCGGCCACGCGCACGCCCTGCGGCAGACCGTCGTCGGTCTCACCGCCGGGCAGAGCCTGGCCGAGCACGACAATGCGGGCGACGCCACGCTGCTGGTGCTGTCCGGCACCCTCACCTTGATCAGCGGATCCAATGAATGGAAGGGTTCGGCGGGCGACCTGCTCGTGGTGCCGAAGGCCCGGCACAGCGTCAAGGCGGTGGACGATGTCGCCTTCCTGCTCACGGTCGCCAAGCAGTAG